A window of Corvus cornix cornix isolate S_Up_H32 chromosome 4, ASM73873v5, whole genome shotgun sequence contains these coding sequences:
- the NPY2R gene encoding neuropeptide Y receptor type 2 — MGPLEAAGEENQTDEMKMELFTKLYLTRYTTPLNELALDPKPELKDSTTLVEVQIILIFAYCSIILLGVIGNSLVIHVIIKFKSMRTVTNFFIANLAVADLLVNTLCLPFTLVYTLLGEWKLGPVLCHLVPYAQALAVHVSTVTLTVIALDRHRCIVYHLESKISKRISFLIIGVAWAVSALLASPLAIFREYSLIEIIPDFKIVVCSEKWPGEGQLNYGTIYSISMLLIQYVLPLAVISYAYIRIWTKLKNHVSPGAGNDHYHHRRRKTTKMLVCVVVVFAVSWLPFHTFQLVSDIDSQVLDLKEYKLIYTVFHVIAMCSTFANPLLYGWMNNNYRTAFLTAFQCEQRLDSIHPEVSAAFKPRKKLEAKRIQFPGDSFTQPTNV; from the coding sequence ATGGGGCCCCTGGAAGCAGCAGGTGAGGAAAACCAGAcagatgaaatgaaaatggagCTGTTCACGAAGCTGTACTTGACAAGGTACACCACACCACTCAACGAATTGGCTCTGGACCCTAAACCAGAACTGAAGGACAGCACAACGCTTGTTGAAGTGCAAATAATTCTCATCTTTGCTTACTGCTCCATCATCCTGCTGGGGGTGATTGGAAACTCCCTCGTGATCCACGTGATCATCAAGTTCAAGAGCATGCGCACAGTGACCAACTTCTTCATTGCCAACCTGGCAGTGGCTGACCTGCTGGTGAATACGCTGTGCCTGCCCTTCACTTTGGTTTATACGCTCTTGGGCGAATGGAAACTGGGCCCAGTCTTGTGCCACCTGGTGCCTTATGCCCAGGCCCTGGCTGTTCATGTGTCTACTGTTACACTGACTGTGATCGCTCTGGATCGTCACCGCTGCATCGTCTACCACTTGGAAAGTAAAATCTCTAAGCGGATCAGCTTCCTGATTATAGGAGTTGCCTGGGCAGTCAGTGCCCTGCTGGCAAGTCCTCTAGCCATCTTCCGTGAGTACTCCTTGATTGAGATCATTCCTGACTTCAAGATTGTGGTCTGCTCTGAGAAGtggccaggggaggggcagcTCAACTATGGCACAATCTACAGCATCTCCATGCTCCTGATCCAGTATGTGCTGCCTCTGGCAGTCATCTCCTATGCCTACATCCGTATTTGGACCAAGCTCAAGAACCACGTTAGCCCTGGGGCGGGGAATGACCACTATCACCACCGGCGCCGGAAAACCACCAAGATGCTGGTGTGCGTCGTCGTGGTGTTTGCTGTCAGCTGGCTGCCCTTTCACACCTTCCAGCTGGTCAGTGACATTGACAGTCAGGTGTTAGACCTGAAAGAGTACAAACTGATCTACACGGTGTTTCATGTCATTGCCATGTGCTCAACGTTTGCTAACCCCCTTCTCTATGGCTGGATGAATAACAACTACAGGACGGCCTTCCTCACGGCCTTCCAGTGTGAACAGCGGCTGGACTCCATCCACCCCGAAGTATCAGCAGCTTTCAAACCCAGGAAGAAACTAGAAGCAAAGAGGATTCAATTCCCTGGGGACTCTTTCACACAACCTACCAATGTCTAA